One Pseudopipra pipra isolate bDixPip1 chromosome 28, bDixPip1.hap1, whole genome shotgun sequence genomic region harbors:
- the AP3M2 gene encoding AP-3 complex subunit mu-2, which yields MIHSLFLINAAGDIFLEKHWKSVVSRSVCDYFFEAQERASEAENVPPVIPTPHHYLLSVYRHKIFFVAVIQSEVPPLFVIEFLHRVVDTFQDYFGVCSEVIIKDNVVVVYEVLEEMLDNGFPLATESNILKELIKPPTILRTVVNTITGSTNVGDQLPTGQLSVVPWRRTGVKYTNNEAYFDVIEEIDAIIDKSGSTITAEIQGVIDACVKLTGMPDLTLSFMNPRLLDDVSFHPCVRFKRWESERILSFIPPDGNFRLLSYHVSAQNLVAIPVYVKHNISFRDSSSLGRFEITVGPKQTMGKTVEGVMVTSQMPKSVLNMTLTPSQGTHVFDPVTKLLSWDVGKINPQKLPSLKGSVSLQAGTSKPDENPTINLQFKIQQLAISGLKVNRLDMYGEKYKPFKGIKYMTKAGKFQVRT from the exons ATGATCCACAGCCTGTTCCTGATCAACGCCGCCGGGGACATCTTCCTGGAGAAGCACTGGAAGAGCGTGGTGAGCCGCTCGGTCTGCGACTACTTCTTCGAGGCGCAGGAGCGGGCCTCGGAGGCGGAGAACGTGCCGCCCGTGATCCCCACGCCGCACCACTACCTGCTCAGCGTCTACCGCCACAAGATCTTCTTCGTGGCCGTCATCCAGAGCGAGGTGCCGCCGCTCTTCGTCATCGAGTTCCTGCACCGCGTCGTGGACACGTTCCAG GATTACTTTGGCGTGTGTTCAGAGGTGATAATCAAGGACAATGTCGTGGTGGTTTATGAGGTGCTGGAGGAGATGCTGGACAATGGCTTTCCATTGGCAACAGAGTCTAATATTCTTAAGGAACTGATAAAACCTCCCACTATCCTGCGGACAGTCGTCAACACCATCACAG gAAGCACTAATGTGGGTGACCAGCTCCCCACTGGGCAGCTCTCAGTGGTGCCTTGGAGACGGACTGGTGTCAAATACACCAACAACGAGGCCTATTTCGATGTGATCGAGGAGATCGACGCCATCATCGACAAATCAG GTTCCACGATTACTGCTGAAATCCAAGGGGTGATTGATGCTTGTGTCAAGCTGACTGGGATGCCAGACCTTACCCTCTCCTTTATG aaCCCTCGGCTGCTGGACGATGTCAGCTTCCACCCCTGCGTGCGGTTCAAGCGCTGGGAGTCGGAAAGGATTCTCTCCTTCATCCCACCTGACGGGAATTTCCGCTTGCTCTCCTACCATGTCAGTGCTCAGAA TCTGGTGGCAATTCCTGTCTATGTGAAGCACAACATCAGTTTCCgggacagcagctccctggggcgCTTCGAGATCACCGTGGGGCCCAAGCAGACCATGGGCAAGACTGTGGAGGGAGTGATGGTCACCAGCCAGATGCCAAAAAGTGTGTTAAATATGACCCTTACACCCTCTCAGGGAACACATGTCTTTGATCCAGTTACAAAG tTACTGTCATGGGATGTGGGGAAAATAAACCCCCAGAAGCTGCCAAGCCTGAAGGGCAGTGTGAGCCTGCAGGCTGGGACATCGAAACCAGATGAAAACCCCACCATTAACCTGCAGTTTAAAATTCAGCAGCTGGCTATATCTG GACTGAAGGTGAATCGCTTGGACATGTATGGGGAGAAGTACAAGCCATTCAAGGGGATCAAATACATGACTAAGGCTGGCAAGTTCCAAGTGCGAACCTAG